GAACCCTGACACTGTTCAGGAAAACTGGCCAGATGCGCAGCCGGACATCAATCTGAGTGGTGCTGTTTCTGTCTTCGACAAACAAACACTGGCGGCACGTGGTTTGCAAGTGCTTCCTAAAAACCAATGGCAGTTGAATGCGGAATACAATCGGTTGGCTAACCATGCGGGCTTTAAACCACTAGCGCATGTCGCATGGCGTCAAAACGATGGTGGTCGTGGCGCTATGCCTAAACTGCGCTTCACCGCAGGTCGTAACTTCGGTGATAGCTTCTATATTGATGGCACATCAAAAGACGCACCTCTGGTGACCAGTGAATCCGCTCCTGATGGATATCAGCCAACAGACAAAGCCAGTGGCCCAATGTATGAGCTGGATGGCTTTATTCGTGTGTACGTTCAGCACTACCTTTTCATTGAAACCGACCTAGCTCTTCGTGAACCAGGCGAGCGTAAGGTGCTGAAGGAAGTTCAGGCTGTGCCATTACCTCTTGATAACCAAGTGGCAACCGAAGTGGAAGGCATCACTGCTGAAGGCTCAGATGTGGCTCCGGTAGTTGAAGGTAGTGCACTGACCGGGCTTCAAAAGCTTGAGCGTACTTACTCAGTGGAAAAACACCTCAACTCTTATGCTTTCGAGCAAAAGCGCCGTATGAGAAGCGGTGAAATCCATTATCTGGATCATCCACTGATGGGTCTGATTATTCAAGTCACCCGCGTCGAATAAGCGCCTTTTTGAATCAGAACTTTTCTACAACGCCCTCATTTGAGGGCGTTGTTTTTTCTGTATTTTTAACTAAAACTATAATGATACAAACCAACCGAGCAGACCATGCAAGCAAACCTTGAATTTCAGACTGACCGCCTCATATTACGGGCACTCAATCAAGTCGATGTCGCGCCGCTCAAAAAAGCCATCGCAGAATCGTCAGACACCATCAGCCCATGGCTGGATTGGTGCCATGAAGGATTCGATGATATGGATGCAGAAGCCTGGGTGAATCGTAGTCGTCAGGGCTGGTTAACAGGGGCGAGTTTTGAATTGGCCACATTTGAAATCGAAACAGGAGAACTTGTCGGTTGCGTTTACCTTTCCAGTATTGATAGCGTCGCAAATATGGCGAACCTTGGGTACTGGATTGCAACAAAATTTCAAGGAAGAGGCTATGCATTAGAAGCAGTGGAAGCAGCAGCTAATCTTGCCTTCGGCCATCTACTATTAACCCGTTTAGAATTAGTGATGGATCCTGCTAATGAAGCCAGTATCCGCATTGCTGAGAAATTACGTGCCACCTTTGAATGCCGTGCACGTAACCGCTACATGTATGATGGTGAAGCTCGAGAAGGTCTTGTGTATAGTCTGGTCCCGGACGATATTCTATAGAGTTGATGAAGATATAATCTTGTTTCATTCAAAATCATGCATTATCTCGAAATTAAGACCCTGTCATCGAACTGTCACCAAACCTAAAAATCACTGTAACAGCCGCTCCTATAATCGGACTTATTAACAATTAACTGACTAGAAATAATGTTTTCCAGAAATCTACACTGGATCGTGTTCGTTGTTGGTACAGTTGCGGCTTTATGCAGCGGTTTCGCTGTTTATCAAATCGACGAAAAGCGTCAACAGAGTGCCTTTAACACACTGATTGAGCAACGTCTAAATGGCTTGGAAAAAGCCCTTTACTCTTTCCATGAGTTGCAGCTCTCCGCTCAGCTCTACCTCCAGACCGACAAAAACCTGAGCAAAAGAAAATTTCAGCAATTTCTGGCAAGCCGTACGAGAGAAAGTTCGGGCATTCACTCCGTCTTTTGGCTGCCAAAAGTATTCAGGGATTACATTGATGACTTCGAGAATAGAGTCGCCGGTAGTGAGGACGACTCTTACCACAACTATCAAACCTATCCTCAACCTGATTTTAGATGTGCATGGGCGCTAAGTGATTATGCTTTTCCTGTCCTTTATGTCTCTCCAGAGAATCAGGTAGAGAACTATATTGGTTGGCGTGCTGAGTCCCAGTGTGAGTTTGCACATGCCATGGAGCGAGCATTTTTCCAACGTAGTCCAGAAGCGAGCTTTTTCGAAAAAGACGATCATCACGGCGTGCGGTTGTTCTCAGCAGTCATTCTCGAAGAGGAGCTCAAAGGTTACTTGGTCACTTCTATTTATTTCGATAGCTTCTTTTCTGCTATCTGGCCAGATTACAGCTCACTGGATAACCTTCAAATATCGGTCAGGCCTGAGTTCAGCAACAAAAATGATGATAGCGCCTTCCTATTTCAGACCGTGCCACAAAACAACAATAGCAATGCTAGAATATTCACAGCGGAGCATTTGGTGAAAATCCCAGGAAGTGAAGAAGGCGTTTGGTTCACATTTACTTCAGGAGAGGATCATCTAGCTAGTAATCGCTACAGCCTGGTAATGACCGTGCTCGGCTTCTTGCTTACCATAGCCACTAGCTTTTGTATTTGGTCCTATTCCAGTCGACTCGCACTCGCTAATCAGTTGGTTTCACAACAAACAAAGAAGCTCCGGTTTCAAGCCTATCATGACAGTCTGACGTCATTAAACAATCGGCTGTCGTTGGAAAAACGTTTGGAGAGAGAACAATCAAAACTGCAGAACGCTCAAAGCTTTGGTTTCTCCATCCTGTTTATCGATTTGGATCGCTTTAAAAACGTTAATGACTCACTCGGGCATTTAATTGGGGACAAACTTCTTCAAGCCGTGGCTGATCGCCTTTTTATGGCGACCCAAACTCCAAATAAAGCGTTTCGTTTTGGAGGTGATGAGTTTGTCGTTTGTCTTCCAGATGTGATCACACAAGATGGTGCTTATCGAAGCGCGAGCGTTTACCTTGATGCCATCAACCAACCATACCTCATAGATGGCCACGATATTCAGATTGGCGCCAGTATCGGTATTTCAACCATCAGAGATCACGGCTTTACGCTTTTGGATATTATCCAACAAGCAGATATCGCTATGTATCATGCAAAAGAAAGCGGTGCTTCGATTACCTTTTTTCACAGCGATATGCTGGAAAAGGCCCAACAGCGTTTTAATATAGAGCAAGACCTAGGTTATGCGCTTGAATTAAACCAACTGTCACTGGTATTCCAACCTATCTGTAAGGGGGACAGAGTCCACCATTTCGAGGCCCTACTGCGTTGGCATCACCCTGAACTGGGTTCTATCTCTCCGATGACTTTCATTCCCATTGCAGAAGACACTAATCAGATTCATGCAATCGGCCGTTGGGTTCTGGCCCGTGTTTGTCAGCTACTAGGGTATTGGCAAAGAGAATCTGGTGGCTTTGACTATCCGGGGATCACCGTCAATGTCTCAGCCAAACAACTGGTTTCCCCTGCATTTATCAGTTTTGTGGAATCACTTGTCGAGCAAAACAAAATTGCCCCCTACAAATTGGGACTAGAAATCACTGAATCAACCTTGATGGAAGATGAACAGGCCAGCTCACAGGCACTACAAGCATTAAGAAAGGCGGGAGTTAGACTTTATCTGGACGACTTTGGTACAGGGTATTCATCCCTTTCACTATTAGGAGAATACGTTTTTGACGTATTGAAAATAGACCGTCACTTCATCACCAACGTAATCGACTCTGATAGAAGCTCTACCAAGCTTTGCGCAGCAATGATCCAATTAGCGCAAACCCTGGATATGGATGTAGTGGCAGAAGGCGTGGAAACGGAAGAGCAGTTGACGTGGTTATTAGAACAAGGAGATGTTTCTATACAGGGCTACCTCATCTCACGCCCACTGCCTGTTGAAGAGTTGGTTAACTGGCACCCAGCCTGCGCGATACCAAATCCTATTGAAGCGCTTAACACGACGCCAAAAATCTTTGCACCGTTCTTGTTAAAACCCCATTTAGGCCAGGCATAAAAAAGCTGCCATTTGGCAGCTTTTCTTTGCCCAGAGCCTACAGTTAGTGCAGTTTCAGGGACGGGCGAAGTACACGGTTGATGCGGCTAACCACCATCATCAAGCCGGTTTTAATCACACCATGCAGCGCGATCTGGTGCATTCGGTACAAAGAGATGTAAACCACACGCGCCAGTCGGCCTTCTACCATCATCGAACCACGGGTCAAGTTACCCATGAGGCTACCTACGGTTGAAAAGCGGCTTAAGGAAACCAGTGAACCATGGTCTTTGTAAGTGTATGGTTTTAGTTCACGGTCTGTCACTTTCGCTACGATATTTGAGAAACAACGGCTTGCCATCTGGTGTGCTGACTGAGCACGAGGTGGGACCATATTACCGTCTGGTTGCTCACAAGCTGCACAATCACCGATAACAAAGATGTCTTCGTCACGGGTGGTTTGCAGCGTTGATTTCACCACCAATTGGTTGATTCGGTTAGTTTCAAGGCCTGCAATGTCTTTAAGGAAATCTGGCGCTTTGATACCGGCTGCCCATACCATGATTTGCGCTGGGATCTTGTCGCCGTCTTTGGTTACCAAACCATCTTCATCCGCTTTGACAACCATGGTCGCCGTCCGAACGTTCACACCCAGCTT
The nucleotide sequence above comes from Grimontia kaedaensis. Encoded proteins:
- a CDS encoding peptidoglycan binding protein CsiV, giving the protein MKKLIILLLCVISWPSFAERWFDVEVIVFKRNQNPDTVQENWPDAQPDINLSGAVSVFDKQTLAARGLQVLPKNQWQLNAEYNRLANHAGFKPLAHVAWRQNDGGRGAMPKLRFTAGRNFGDSFYIDGTSKDAPLVTSESAPDGYQPTDKASGPMYELDGFIRVYVQHYLFIETDLALREPGERKVLKEVQAVPLPLDNQVATEVEGITAEGSDVAPVVEGSALTGLQKLERTYSVEKHLNSYAFEQKRRMRSGEIHYLDHPLMGLIIQVTRVE
- a CDS encoding GNAT family N-acetyltransferase, which encodes MQANLEFQTDRLILRALNQVDVAPLKKAIAESSDTISPWLDWCHEGFDDMDAEAWVNRSRQGWLTGASFELATFEIETGELVGCVYLSSIDSVANMANLGYWIATKFQGRGYALEAVEAAANLAFGHLLLTRLELVMDPANEASIRIAEKLRATFECRARNRYMYDGEAREGLVYSLVPDDIL
- a CDS encoding bifunctional diguanylate cyclase/phosphodiesterase, which gives rise to MFSRNLHWIVFVVGTVAALCSGFAVYQIDEKRQQSAFNTLIEQRLNGLEKALYSFHELQLSAQLYLQTDKNLSKRKFQQFLASRTRESSGIHSVFWLPKVFRDYIDDFENRVAGSEDDSYHNYQTYPQPDFRCAWALSDYAFPVLYVSPENQVENYIGWRAESQCEFAHAMERAFFQRSPEASFFEKDDHHGVRLFSAVILEEELKGYLVTSIYFDSFFSAIWPDYSSLDNLQISVRPEFSNKNDDSAFLFQTVPQNNNSNARIFTAEHLVKIPGSEEGVWFTFTSGEDHLASNRYSLVMTVLGFLLTIATSFCIWSYSSRLALANQLVSQQTKKLRFQAYHDSLTSLNNRLSLEKRLEREQSKLQNAQSFGFSILFIDLDRFKNVNDSLGHLIGDKLLQAVADRLFMATQTPNKAFRFGGDEFVVCLPDVITQDGAYRSASVYLDAINQPYLIDGHDIQIGASIGISTIRDHGFTLLDIIQQADIAMYHAKESGASITFFHSDMLEKAQQRFNIEQDLGYALELNQLSLVFQPICKGDRVHHFEALLRWHHPELGSISPMTFIPIAEDTNQIHAIGRWVLARVCQLLGYWQRESGGFDYPGITVNVSAKQLVSPAFISFVESLVEQNKIAPYKLGLEITESTLMEDEQASSQALQALRKAGVRLYLDDFGTGYSSLSLLGEYVFDVLKIDRHFITNVIDSDRSSTKLCAAMIQLAQTLDMDVVAEGVETEEQLTWLLEQGDVSIQGYLISRPLPVEELVNWHPACAIPNPIEALNTTPKIFAPFLLKPHLGQA